A part of Thiomicrorhabdus sediminis genomic DNA contains:
- a CDS encoding EAL domain-containing protein has translation MFTYFLKFSKAIGLITILISTVVNASDDNKASTDFVNQLNNAERNWLKDHQEIKIGFMNNWAPISFADNKQRPQGISPAYARTLNEKLGGVLKLIPGDWDSLLKDLEHGRIDALLDITKRPSRESFALFTKPYLEIPHIIIANKKTPLITNEQSLSGKTLALEKGFGNVEYFKRNFPEVLIHEYTNTPQALEAVASGQSYAYAGNRAVAIHIINQNIMTNLKVHGHLNKPGSILSIGVRKDWPLLQSILQQALDSISVQQRMQIHDSWVKLNIVNSYDLNQYTPYILLSLILLVLLLSWTLLLNRKLGYFKKLLYTKTNYDPLTGLANRYLFNDRLKVAIDQAQKDKTAILILICKLDELDRLRKIKGAAEVNQLLIETANLLNKNNQIDTVARWSDNAFVFFVSNLDKQSQIDSISNGLIQQLKEQGRQLTDFATMPISYAGCAYPKDGQDSEEILVNMALALEETAKAGPSQLRFFNNQMNETIKRRLKLNLAISQAINKRQFEVYYQPKVDVNQKRIHSFEALLRWQNNELGKISPAEFIPIAEESGQIIELGKYCFSQAIQQAKRWQKISGRAINVAINLSPVQFNDPGLLPFIKMELDKHQVPAELIEIEITEGVLMNENPAVSHRIDELKQMGCLLAMDDFGTGYSSLSYLRRYPFDVIKIDKEFIEDIEIDESNQHLVKSTQALGRAFNSIVVAEGVESKSQLNFLRLIQCDLIQGYYFSPAVPAEQAEKLLKNSDELIAARF, from the coding sequence ATGTTTACATATTTCCTCAAATTCTCTAAAGCCATTGGCTTAATAACTATCCTCATAAGTACAGTTGTTAATGCTAGTGACGATAACAAAGCTTCCACTGACTTTGTCAATCAACTTAACAATGCAGAACGAAACTGGCTAAAAGATCATCAGGAAATCAAAATTGGTTTTATGAATAACTGGGCGCCGATCAGTTTTGCCGACAACAAACAACGCCCGCAAGGCATAAGCCCCGCATATGCCCGGACCTTAAATGAAAAACTCGGTGGTGTTTTGAAATTAATCCCCGGAGATTGGGATTCCCTATTAAAAGACCTAGAACATGGCAGAATCGATGCTTTACTAGATATCACCAAACGCCCGTCCCGTGAAAGCTTTGCCCTATTCACAAAGCCTTATCTGGAAATCCCCCACATAATCATCGCTAACAAAAAAACACCTTTGATTACAAATGAACAGTCGCTGTCGGGCAAAACCCTCGCACTGGAAAAAGGCTTCGGCAATGTTGAATACTTCAAAAGAAATTTTCCCGAGGTATTAATTCATGAATATACCAACACACCGCAAGCACTCGAAGCCGTTGCTAGCGGGCAGTCTTATGCTTATGCAGGGAATCGCGCAGTAGCCATCCACATAATCAATCAAAACATAATGACCAACCTTAAAGTGCATGGTCACCTCAATAAGCCCGGTTCAATTCTATCTATCGGAGTCAGGAAGGATTGGCCTTTATTGCAAAGCATCCTGCAACAAGCGCTTGATTCGATTTCAGTTCAGCAACGCATGCAAATTCATGATAGCTGGGTTAAACTCAATATTGTCAATTCTTATGACCTCAATCAATATACCCCCTACATACTCTTATCTCTAATACTGCTGGTGTTACTCTTAAGCTGGACCTTATTACTCAATCGAAAACTGGGGTACTTCAAAAAGCTGCTTTATACCAAAACCAACTATGATCCTTTAACAGGCCTTGCTAACCGTTATCTCTTCAACGACCGACTAAAGGTAGCCATAGATCAAGCACAAAAAGATAAAACCGCAATACTAATCCTGATATGTAAACTTGATGAACTTGACCGCTTACGAAAAATTAAAGGTGCCGCCGAGGTAAACCAATTACTAATTGAAACCGCCAATCTGCTTAACAAAAATAACCAAATAGATACGGTTGCACGTTGGTCTGACAACGCCTTTGTCTTTTTTGTCAGTAACCTGGATAAACAAAGCCAGATAGATTCGATCAGCAACGGCTTGATTCAACAATTAAAAGAGCAAGGTAGACAACTAACTGATTTCGCGACAATGCCTATCAGCTATGCCGGCTGCGCCTATCCAAAGGACGGCCAAGATTCAGAAGAGATTTTGGTTAATATGGCTTTAGCACTTGAAGAAACTGCCAAAGCCGGACCCAGTCAGCTCAGGTTCTTCAACAACCAAATGAATGAAACCATTAAACGGCGCCTAAAACTGAATTTGGCCATTAGCCAAGCCATCAATAAACGACAGTTTGAGGTCTACTACCAACCTAAAGTTGATGTAAACCAAAAGCGCATCCATAGCTTTGAGGCACTGCTTCGTTGGCAGAATAACGAGCTCGGTAAAATTAGCCCAGCCGAGTTTATACCTATCGCAGAAGAAAGTGGTCAAATCATTGAGCTTGGCAAATACTGTTTCAGCCAAGCCATCCAGCAGGCAAAACGTTGGCAGAAGATTTCTGGCAGAGCTATAAATGTCGCGATCAACTTATCACCGGTTCAGTTCAATGATCCGGGATTACTGCCCTTTATCAAAATGGAATTGGACAAACATCAAGTGCCTGCCGAACTGATAGAAATTGAAATTACCGAAGGTGTCTTAATGAATGAGAATCCGGCGGTAAGCCACAGAATAGATGAATTAAAGCAAATGGGATGCCTTCTGGCGATGGATGATTTTGGCACAGGTTATTCTTCATTGAGCTATTTAAGACGCTATCCATTTGATGTAATTAAGATCGATAAAGAGTTTATCGAGGATATCGAAATTGATGAAAGTAATCAGCATCTAGTCAAATCAACACAGGCGCTTGGCCGAGCCTTCAATTCAATCGTCGTTGCTGAAGGCGTTGAAAGCAAAAGCCAACTGAACTTTCTGCGTCTAATCCAATGCGATTTGATACAAGGCTATTATTTCAGTCCCGCTGTGCCAGCGGAACAGGCAGAAAAGCTACTAAAAAACTCGGACGAATTGATTGCAGCTCGTTTTTAA
- a CDS encoding cache domain-containing protein → MTKEIMQKSWTLLPLSLMLLLPLMVIVTMSLAMNSNERVYQNMLAQINENFVDAEKERIRSDVNRAVDIIINRQIELQNQLRQRLKIKADNVHDLLAEMSAILPEQTKLEQEKHLINLLRTVKKSADNDEVWLISRNGKLLLAPDYYFNLEGELITGFTDTLGKHYIEEELQFLQRNTQGFLSSRTKKELNGITHDDTRLSYIKRLPFADWYVAVRSNLKSALNNEYSNLLQIFHQASVNSPDYFFIFDSNGNVLMNSVRNDLVGKNLFKVNEYKAQEIFNLLLEASRSPKDEFIEYRWPNSFSGQAERKISFVQPVPNLDWIVGKGFYPESLTSQFEMQKKRLQHEYQVQTDFFISISWLGGFLAFVLGLLIAYFLERSRRSCLIEQQGENGELKKQNIMLENQLLVKDEALKRLQLDLLNHSIIDPQTQIASRSILFMRLRDEAQRCSRFQQGFAVCLFSIDEFFALQSQYPEHVIDSLLQEMTTVVFNQTRAIDLLGRFDEGHFMIIMPSTDSRELEYFIKRLQQSILDKVFVDDIQISISCGAAEFLADQPVSEFINQLEKALQKAKQKGESCYHINV, encoded by the coding sequence TTGACCAAAGAAATCATGCAAAAGTCATGGACGCTATTGCCTTTAAGCTTGATGCTTTTGTTGCCCTTGATGGTTATAGTGACGATGAGTCTGGCGATGAATAGCAATGAGCGTGTTTATCAGAATATGCTCGCGCAAATTAATGAAAATTTCGTTGATGCCGAGAAAGAGCGTATTCGCAGTGACGTCAACAGAGCGGTGGATATTATTATCAATCGCCAAATTGAGCTGCAGAACCAGTTGCGTCAGCGATTGAAAATCAAAGCCGATAATGTACATGACCTGTTGGCCGAAATGTCGGCGATATTGCCAGAGCAGACTAAGCTAGAGCAAGAAAAGCACCTGATCAACTTATTAAGAACGGTGAAAAAATCTGCCGATAATGATGAGGTATGGCTGATTTCACGTAATGGTAAATTATTGCTCGCACCGGATTACTATTTCAACCTTGAAGGTGAACTGATCACCGGATTTACCGACACTTTGGGCAAACATTATATTGAAGAAGAATTGCAATTTTTGCAGCGTAATACACAGGGATTTTTATCCAGTCGTACCAAAAAAGAACTCAATGGCATTACTCACGATGATACCCGTTTAAGTTACATCAAACGCCTACCGTTTGCCGATTGGTATGTGGCCGTACGTTCCAATTTGAAATCCGCCTTGAATAATGAGTACAGTAATCTATTGCAGATATTTCACCAAGCCAGTGTCAATTCGCCGGATTACTTCTTTATTTTCGACAGTAATGGCAATGTGTTAATGAATTCTGTGCGTAATGATCTGGTCGGTAAAAACCTTTTTAAGGTTAATGAATATAAAGCCCAAGAGATTTTTAACCTGCTGCTTGAGGCGAGCCGTTCCCCTAAAGACGAGTTTATCGAGTACCGTTGGCCGAATAGCTTTTCAGGCCAGGCGGAACGAAAAATCAGTTTTGTTCAGCCGGTACCCAATTTGGATTGGATTGTAGGTAAAGGCTTTTATCCGGAATCCTTAACTTCGCAATTCGAAATGCAAAAGAAACGCCTGCAACATGAGTATCAGGTGCAAACCGACTTTTTTATTAGTATCAGTTGGTTGGGTGGTTTTTTAGCGTTTGTATTAGGTCTGCTCATCGCTTATTTTCTTGAACGAAGTCGCCGCAGTTGTTTGATAGAACAGCAAGGTGAAAATGGTGAGTTAAAAAAGCAGAATATTATGTTGGAAAACCAATTGCTGGTTAAGGATGAAGCGCTCAAACGCCTGCAATTGGATTTGCTCAATCACTCGATTATCGATCCGCAAACGCAAATCGCCAGTCGCTCGATTCTATTTATGCGTTTAAGGGATGAAGCGCAAAGATGCAGTCGTTTTCAACAGGGCTTTGCCGTTTGCCTATTCAGCATCGATGAGTTTTTTGCCCTGCAAAGTCAGTATCCTGAACATGTTATTGATAGCCTGCTGCAGGAAATGACGACGGTGGTGTTTAATCAGACGCGCGCGATTGATTTGCTCGGACGTTTCGATGAAGGACATTTTATGATTATTATGCCAAGTACCGACAGCAGGGAGTTGGAATATTTCATCAAACGTTTGCAACAATCGATATTGGACAAGGTCTTTGTTGATGATATCCAGATCAGTATCAGTTGTGGTGCCGCCGAATTTCTTGCCGACCAGCCGGTATCGGAGTTTATCAATCAGCTTGAGAAGGCTTTACAAAAAGCCAAACAGAAAGGTGAAAGCTGCTATCACATAAACGTATAG
- a CDS encoding PilZ domain-containing protein has product MSQATQDNRLFFRFDVRVGYYMEPVSENGLCMHIDRQSLISDHDYQLIVKESESLHELLNDETHKNSGSSVVFIELHQKLQFMVFLLEAIMHGEPIQDSDALNHWVSLNNTLSAPHAKEESPTILLLQAFYQRVDDYVNELLEIVQSSEQGKVFMYHQPAPKRFKTEDYVANLGKVAKQGNWLAMVISLLVIKLNHYERLLKRLKTAYAEMADSDNWPLERINLGGGGFALHSHEEMNPGQRVCVLFQLDDEYVFAKARCVYNQPSTDDSEGCRVAFEFDELSAEGQAKIIRFMTHKELELAHPENE; this is encoded by the coding sequence ATGTCGCAAGCTACACAGGATAATCGATTGTTTTTCCGCTTTGATGTACGAGTGGGTTATTACATGGAGCCAGTCAGCGAGAATGGTTTGTGTATGCACATTGATCGACAATCGTTGATTAGTGACCATGATTATCAGTTGATTGTTAAGGAATCAGAATCACTGCATGAATTGCTCAATGATGAAACGCATAAAAACTCCGGTAGCTCGGTGGTGTTTATCGAATTGCACCAAAAGTTGCAGTTTATGGTGTTTTTGCTTGAAGCGATTATGCACGGCGAGCCGATTCAAGACAGTGATGCCCTTAATCACTGGGTGAGCTTGAATAATACTCTTAGCGCTCCGCATGCCAAAGAAGAAAGTCCGACCATTCTGCTTTTACAGGCTTTTTACCAGCGCGTTGATGACTACGTCAATGAACTGCTGGAAATCGTCCAGAGTTCGGAGCAGGGCAAGGTCTTTATGTATCATCAGCCGGCTCCAAAACGTTTTAAGACCGAAGACTATGTCGCCAATTTAGGCAAGGTTGCCAAGCAGGGTAACTGGTTGGCGATGGTGATCTCTTTGCTGGTGATAAAGCTTAACCACTACGAGCGTTTGCTGAAGCGTTTGAAGACCGCCTATGCGGAAATGGCGGACAGTGATAATTGGCCTTTGGAACGCATCAACTTGGGCGGCGGCGGTTTTGCCCTGCATAGCCATGAAGAGATGAATCCTGGGCAGCGGGTTTGTGTGCTATTTCAGCTTGATGATGAGTATGTTTTCGCCAAAGCGCGATGTGTTTATAATCAGCCGTCAACAGACGATTCAGAGGGTTGTCGGGTCGCTTTCGAGTTCGATGAACTGAGTGCCGAAGGGCAGGCTAAGATTATCCGCTTTATGACTCATAAAGAGCTGGAACTGGCGCACCCGGAAAATGAGTGA
- a CDS encoding (2Fe-2S)-binding protein encodes MPELSLESLPETITRNLSRNLCVCYDVPRQEVIECILQGASTWEEVSDKTYACQGSGCCERQVKRLVEQINELKAQNSSD; translated from the coding sequence ATGCCTGAATTATCCCTAGAATCCTTGCCCGAAACCATTACCCGCAATCTGTCGCGAAATCTGTGTGTTTGCTACGATGTGCCTCGTCAAGAGGTCATTGAATGCATTTTGCAAGGAGCGAGCACTTGGGAAGAGGTTAGCGACAAAACCTATGCCTGCCAGGGCAGTGGTTGCTGCGAGCGCCAGGTAAAGCGTCTGGTTGAGCAAATCAATGAGCTTAAAGCTCAAAATTCAAGCGACTGA